One segment of Streptomyces sp. NBC_01463 DNA contains the following:
- a CDS encoding class I SAM-dependent methyltransferase, whose amino-acid sequence MSVITPDTVKQEAFAGRMVQVVNDTCLGLMTGLGHQSGLFDTMSGMAPATGAEIARAAGLNERYVREWLGAMVVGGIVDYEPGPGTYALPPEHAASLTRAAGPANLARIAQDFGMMGEVEQQVLEAFRTGGGLPYSAFPRFQSLQAEESGEVFDLALVNGIVPLVPGLPERLRAGIEVLDIGTGHGHAVNVLARAFPASRFQGLDMSDEGIAAARAEAAALGLSNTAFDIGDCAEVSGSYDLVTAFDVIHDLARPARALAAVAASLAPDGVFLMGDIAASSRLEENIDHPLGPALYTFSVFYCMSVSLGEGGEGLGTVWGEQTARRMLGEAGFGRIDTRRVEGDILNVYYVARR is encoded by the coding sequence ATGTCCGTCATCACACCGGACACGGTGAAGCAGGAGGCGTTCGCGGGTCGCATGGTGCAGGTGGTGAACGACACCTGTCTGGGCTTGATGACGGGTCTGGGCCACCAGAGCGGTCTGTTCGACACGATGTCCGGCATGGCTCCGGCCACCGGTGCGGAGATCGCGCGGGCCGCCGGGCTGAACGAGCGGTACGTCCGGGAGTGGCTGGGCGCGATGGTCGTCGGGGGCATCGTCGACTACGAGCCCGGGCCGGGCACGTACGCGCTGCCGCCCGAGCACGCGGCCTCGCTGACGCGGGCGGCCGGCCCCGCCAACCTGGCCCGGATCGCACAGGACTTCGGCATGATGGGCGAGGTCGAGCAGCAGGTGCTGGAGGCGTTCCGGACCGGCGGCGGGCTGCCGTACTCGGCGTTCCCGCGGTTCCAGTCGCTTCAGGCGGAGGAGTCCGGCGAGGTCTTCGACCTGGCGCTGGTGAACGGGATCGTGCCGCTGGTGCCCGGTCTCCCGGAACGGCTGCGCGCGGGCATCGAGGTGCTGGACATCGGCACCGGCCACGGCCACGCGGTCAACGTCCTGGCCCGGGCCTTCCCGGCGAGCCGCTTCCAGGGGCTCGACATGTCCGACGAGGGCATCGCCGCCGCGCGCGCCGAGGCCGCCGCACTGGGGCTGTCCAACACCGCCTTCGACATCGGCGACTGCGCCGAGGTGTCCGGCTCCTACGACCTGGTCACGGCGTTCGACGTCATCCACGACCTGGCCAGGCCTGCCCGCGCACTGGCCGCCGTCGCCGCCTCGCTGGCGCCGGACGGTGTGTTCCTGATGGGCGACATCGCGGCGTCCAGCCGGCTGGAGGAGAACATCGACCACCCGCTGGGCCCGGCGCTGTACACGTTCTCGGTGTTCTACTGCATGAGCGTCTCGCTGGGCGAGGGCGGTGAGGGGCTGGGCACCGTGTGGGGTGAGCAGACCGCCCGGCGGATG
- a CDS encoding gamma-glutamyl-gamma-aminobutyrate hydrolase family protein — translation MNRPLIGISTYLVASARWGVWDLPATLLPAGYARLVREAGGVAVLLPPDAPELAASLVARLDAVVVAGGPDVDPGRYGAGRDPRTGPAAPERDGWETALIAAALDSGTPLLGICRGMQLLNVASGGTLTQHLDGHTGPDGATGVFGTHRVTPVPGTRYASVVPGVCDVPTYHHQAVDRIGAGLVASAHADDGTVEAVERPGPGWVLGVQWHPEMGDDVRVMGALVAAAQAG, via the coding sequence ATGAACCGTCCGCTGATCGGGATCAGCACCTATCTGGTGGCCTCGGCGCGCTGGGGCGTCTGGGATCTTCCGGCGACGCTGCTGCCCGCGGGTTACGCCCGGCTGGTGCGGGAGGCGGGCGGGGTGGCGGTACTCCTGCCGCCGGACGCGCCGGAGCTCGCGGCGTCGCTGGTGGCCCGGCTCGACGCGGTGGTGGTGGCCGGTGGTCCGGATGTGGATCCCGGCCGGTACGGGGCGGGGCGCGACCCGCGGACCGGGCCGGCCGCGCCCGAGCGGGACGGCTGGGAGACGGCGCTGATCGCGGCGGCCCTGGACTCCGGCACGCCGTTGCTCGGGATCTGCCGCGGGATGCAGCTGCTGAACGTGGCGTCCGGCGGCACGCTGACCCAGCATCTGGACGGGCACACGGGGCCTGACGGGGCGACAGGGGTGTTCGGCACGCACCGGGTGACACCGGTTCCGGGCACGCGGTACGCCTCCGTGGTGCCGGGCGTGTGCGACGTGCCCACCTACCACCATCAGGCCGTGGACCGGATCGGTGCGGGTCTGGTGGCCTCGGCGCATGCGGACGACGGCACGGTGGAGGCGGTCGAGCGCCCGGGGCCCGGGTGGGTGCTGGGGGTGCAGTGGCATCCGGAGATGGGCGACGACGTGCGGGTGATGGGGGCGTTGGTGGCGGCCGCGCAGGCCGGCTGA
- a CDS encoding glutamine synthetase family protein, with protein sequence MSDRTAPLAVEELRLLVDSGEIDTVVLAFPDMQGRLQGKRFAASFFLDEVVTHGTEGCNYLLAVDTDMNTVDGYAMSSWDRGYGDFAMHPDLTTLRRVPWHEGTAMVTADLAWADGSPVTAAPRQILRRQLERLAEHGYTAHTGTELEFIVFKDTYEQAWDRGYRGLTPVNQYNVDYSVLGTGRVEPLLRRIRNEMAGAGLTVESAKGECNPGQHEIVFRYDEALATCDQHAVYKTGAKEIAAQEGAALTFMAKFNEREGNSCHIHLSLRPTGEPERSAMPDTDGTMSPVMRHFLAGQLAALRDFSLLYAPNINSYKRFQPGSFAPTAVAWGHDNRTCALRVVGHGQSLRLENRLPGGDVNPYLAVAGLVAAGLYGIEHSLELPEPCEGNAYAAAYDQVPTTLRAAAGLWEDSEIAREAFGDEVVAHYANMARVELDAFDAAVTDWELRRSFERL encoded by the coding sequence GTGTCCGACCGAACAGCCCCGCTCGCCGTCGAGGAACTCCGCCTCCTCGTCGACAGCGGAGAGATCGACACCGTGGTCCTGGCCTTCCCCGACATGCAGGGACGCCTCCAGGGCAAACGCTTCGCCGCCTCCTTCTTCCTCGACGAGGTCGTCACGCACGGCACCGAGGGCTGCAACTACCTCCTCGCCGTCGACACCGACATGAACACCGTCGACGGCTACGCCATGTCCTCCTGGGACCGCGGCTACGGCGACTTCGCGATGCACCCCGACCTCACCACCCTGCGCCGGGTGCCCTGGCACGAGGGCACCGCGATGGTCACCGCCGACCTCGCCTGGGCCGACGGCTCACCCGTCACCGCGGCGCCCCGCCAGATCCTGCGCCGCCAGCTGGAACGCCTCGCGGAGCACGGCTACACGGCCCACACCGGCACCGAACTCGAGTTCATCGTCTTCAAGGACACCTACGAACAGGCCTGGGACCGCGGCTACCGCGGCCTGACCCCGGTCAACCAGTACAACGTCGACTACTCCGTCCTCGGGACCGGCCGCGTCGAGCCGCTGCTGCGCCGCATCCGCAACGAGATGGCGGGCGCCGGCCTCACCGTCGAGTCCGCGAAGGGCGAGTGCAACCCCGGCCAGCACGAGATCGTGTTCCGCTACGACGAGGCCCTCGCCACCTGCGACCAGCACGCCGTCTACAAGACCGGCGCCAAGGAGATCGCGGCGCAGGAAGGGGCCGCGCTCACCTTCATGGCCAAGTTCAACGAGCGCGAGGGGAACTCCTGCCACATCCACCTCTCGCTCCGGCCCACGGGCGAGCCCGAACGCAGCGCCATGCCGGACACCGACGGCACCATGTCCCCGGTCATGCGGCACTTCCTGGCCGGCCAGCTCGCCGCCCTGCGCGACTTCTCCCTCCTGTACGCGCCGAACATCAACTCCTACAAGCGCTTCCAGCCCGGCTCGTTCGCCCCGACCGCCGTCGCCTGGGGCCACGACAACCGCACCTGCGCGCTGCGCGTCGTCGGCCACGGCCAGTCGCTGCGCCTGGAGAACCGGCTCCCCGGCGGCGACGTCAACCCCTACCTCGCCGTTGCCGGACTCGTCGCCGCGGGTCTGTACGGCATCGAGCACTCCCTCGAACTCCCCGAGCCGTGCGAGGGCAACGCCTACGCCGCCGCGTACGACCAGGTCCCCACCACGCTGCGCGCGGCGGCCGGGCTCTGGGAGGACAGTGAGATCGCCCGCGAGGCCTTCGGCGACGAGGTCGTCGCGCACTACGCCAACATGGCGCGCGTCGAACTCGACGCCTTCGACGCGGCGGTGACCGACTGGGAACTCCGACGCTCCTTCGAACGCCTGTGA
- a CDS encoding aldehyde dehydrogenase family protein, with amino-acid sequence MIHEHRVLNPATEELLATVPATPAAEVDAAVTRAAAAQRTWAALAPADRARLLRRFAAAVDSRTEELARLEVLEAGHTIGNARWEAGNVRDLLDFAAGGVERLSGRQIPVPGGIDLTLLEPLGVVGVIAPWNFPMPIAAWGTAPALAAGNAVVLKPAETTPLTALRLAELALEAGLPEHLFQVLPGAGDETGDALVEHPGVAKIVFTGSTRVGRQIMAKCARQVKRITLELGGKSPNIVFADADVEAAAAAAPLSFLDNAGQDCCARTRILVQRSVYDRFLGLLAPAIASVVVGDPGDEKTQMGPLISRTQLERVRGYVPGDTAAIRGSAPDGPGFWFAPTVLTDVPADAPVATEEVFGPVAVVLPFEDEADAVRLANATAYGLAGSLWTRDVGRALRVSQAVRAGNLSVNSHSAVRYWTPFGGFKQSGLGRELGPDALTAFTETKNVFLSTEA; translated from the coding sequence TTGATCCACGAGCACCGTGTCCTGAACCCGGCGACGGAGGAACTCCTCGCCACCGTCCCCGCCACGCCGGCCGCCGAGGTGGACGCGGCCGTCACCCGCGCCGCCGCGGCCCAGCGGACCTGGGCGGCGCTCGCCCCCGCCGACCGGGCACGGCTGCTGCGCCGCTTCGCCGCCGCCGTCGACTCCCGCACCGAGGAGCTCGCCCGGCTGGAGGTCCTGGAGGCCGGGCACACGATCGGCAACGCGCGCTGGGAGGCGGGCAACGTCCGCGATCTGCTCGACTTCGCCGCCGGGGGAGTGGAGCGGCTGAGCGGCCGCCAGATCCCCGTACCCGGCGGCATCGACCTCACCCTGCTCGAACCCCTCGGTGTCGTCGGGGTGATCGCACCGTGGAACTTCCCGATGCCGATCGCCGCCTGGGGCACCGCCCCCGCCCTCGCCGCGGGCAACGCCGTCGTCCTCAAACCGGCCGAGACCACCCCGCTGACCGCACTCCGGCTCGCGGAACTCGCCCTGGAGGCCGGCCTTCCCGAACACCTCTTCCAGGTACTGCCGGGGGCCGGTGACGAGACGGGCGACGCACTCGTCGAGCACCCGGGCGTCGCCAAGATCGTCTTCACCGGCTCCACCCGGGTCGGCAGACAGATCATGGCGAAGTGCGCCCGCCAGGTGAAGCGGATCACGCTCGAACTCGGCGGCAAAAGCCCCAACATCGTCTTCGCCGACGCCGACGTCGAAGCCGCCGCGGCGGCCGCCCCGCTGTCCTTCCTGGACAACGCCGGCCAGGACTGCTGCGCCCGCACCCGCATCCTCGTCCAGCGCTCCGTGTACGACCGCTTCCTCGGGCTGCTCGCCCCCGCGATCGCGTCCGTCGTCGTCGGCGACCCCGGCGACGAGAAGACGCAGATGGGCCCGCTCATCTCCCGTACCCAGCTGGAACGGGTACGCGGCTACGTCCCCGGCGACACCGCCGCGATCCGCGGCAGCGCACCCGACGGCCCCGGCTTCTGGTTCGCGCCGACCGTCCTCACCGACGTGCCCGCGGACGCGCCCGTCGCCACCGAGGAGGTCTTCGGCCCCGTCGCGGTCGTCCTGCCCTTCGAGGACGAGGCGGACGCCGTCCGGCTGGCCAACGCCACCGCGTACGGCCTCGCGGGCTCCCTCTGGACCCGGGACGTGGGCCGCGCCCTGCGTGTCTCACAGGCCGTCCGGGCGGGGAACCTCTCCGTCAACTCCCACTCCGCGGTCCGCTACTGGACCCCGTTCGGCGGCTTCAAACAGTCCGGCCTGGGCCGGGAACTGGGCCCGGACGCCCTCACCGCCTTCACCGAAACCAAGAACGTCTTCCTCAGCACGGAGGCCTGA
- a CDS encoding 3-oxoacyl-ACP reductase, which translates to MTTEQGNICRRLVGRTAVITGAGSGIGLATAHRLASEGAHVVCGDIDESAGKATAEAVGGTFVRVDVTDPEQVEALFAAADDTYGSVDIAFNNAGISPPDDDSILTTGLEAWKRVQDVNLTSVYLCCKAALPYMRRQGRGSIINTASFVARMGAATSQISYTASKGGVLAMSRELGVQFAREGIRVNALCPGPVNTPLLRELFAKDPERAARRLVHIPLGRFAEATEIAAAVAFLASDDSSFVNATDFLVDGGISGAYVTPL; encoded by the coding sequence ATGACCACGGAACAAGGGAACATCTGCCGCCGCCTCGTCGGCCGCACCGCCGTCATCACCGGCGCCGGCAGCGGCATCGGCCTGGCCACCGCCCACCGGCTCGCCTCCGAGGGCGCGCACGTGGTCTGCGGCGACATCGACGAGAGCGCGGGCAAGGCGACCGCCGAAGCGGTCGGCGGCACCTTCGTACGCGTCGACGTCACCGACCCCGAACAGGTCGAGGCCCTGTTCGCGGCGGCCGACGACACCTACGGCTCCGTCGACATCGCCTTCAACAACGCCGGCATCTCGCCGCCCGACGACGACTCCATCCTCACCACCGGCCTGGAGGCCTGGAAGCGCGTCCAGGACGTCAACCTCACCTCCGTCTACCTCTGCTGCAAGGCGGCGCTGCCCTACATGCGGCGCCAGGGCCGCGGCTCCATCATCAACACCGCCTCGTTCGTCGCCAGGATGGGAGCGGCGACCTCCCAGATCTCGTACACCGCGTCCAAGGGCGGCGTGCTGGCGATGTCGCGCGAACTGGGCGTGCAGTTCGCCCGCGAGGGCATCCGGGTCAACGCCCTGTGCCCGGGACCGGTCAACACCCCGCTGCTCCGGGAGCTCTTCGCCAAGGACCCGGAGCGCGCGGCCCGGCGCCTCGTGCACATCCCGCTCGGCCGGTTCGCCGAGGCCACCGAGATCGCCGCCGCCGTCGCCTTCCTGGCGAGCGACGACTCCTCGTTCGTCAACGCCACCGACTTCCTCGTCGACGGCGGAATCTCCGGCGCGTACGTCACACCCCTGTAG
- a CDS encoding DUF2510 domain-containing protein, whose protein sequence is MSNATPPGWYPDSAAPGNERWWDGLSWTAHTRPYATVVQQPVPGPGGGGGTGARTIALVAAGAVVVGAVVTGAVLLGRDDSAAPAASGSSEPAPQQPAGTGTDAAPGDDSPSPDGTPDDAGPTVLVDQLNGITLPVPDGWERPESTVEKLLTMRTKGSYDCPGASSAFCYHGTVTTRTSSGMDATTPEGLAEQDIGAAAKRAYEEDVIGRRIHGGITSHRQIAAGPVSVAGRTGYQVRWRVLTGKGPGGYVQSLVFPSAVGSESPVIVRYAFDAGPDGPPLALMDTVTKGIRPIGDSETSGGVGSSVAP, encoded by the coding sequence ATGAGCAACGCGACACCGCCCGGCTGGTACCCGGACTCGGCCGCACCCGGCAACGAGCGGTGGTGGGACGGACTGTCATGGACCGCCCACACCCGCCCGTACGCCACCGTGGTCCAGCAGCCCGTGCCCGGCCCGGGCGGCGGCGGTGGCACCGGCGCCCGGACCATCGCGCTCGTGGCGGCCGGCGCCGTGGTCGTCGGCGCCGTCGTGACCGGGGCGGTGCTGCTCGGCAGGGACGACAGCGCCGCGCCCGCCGCGAGCGGGTCGAGCGAACCCGCGCCGCAGCAGCCCGCCGGCACCGGCACCGACGCGGCCCCCGGCGACGACAGCCCGTCCCCGGACGGCACACCGGACGACGCCGGCCCCACCGTCCTCGTCGACCAGCTCAACGGCATCACGCTGCCGGTACCCGACGGCTGGGAGCGGCCCGAGAGCACTGTCGAGAAACTCCTCACGATGCGCACCAAGGGCTCCTACGACTGCCCCGGCGCCTCCTCCGCGTTCTGCTACCACGGCACGGTGACCACCCGTACCTCCAGCGGCATGGACGCCACCACACCCGAGGGGCTCGCCGAGCAGGACATCGGCGCCGCCGCGAAGCGGGCGTACGAGGAGGACGTCATCGGCCGGCGGATCCACGGCGGCATCACCTCGCACCGGCAGATCGCGGCCGGCCCGGTCAGCGTGGCCGGGCGCACCGGATACCAGGTGCGCTGGCGGGTCCTCACCGGCAAGGGGCCGGGCGGCTACGTGCAGTCGCTCGTGTTCCCCTCGGCCGTCGGCAGCGAGTCGCCCGTCATCGTCCGCTACGCCTTCGACGCGGGCCCCGACGGGCCGCCGCTCGCCCTCATGGACACCGTCACCAAGGGCATCCGGCCGATCGGCGACAGCGAGACGAGCGGGGGCGTCGGCAGCTCCGTCGCCCCCTGA
- a CDS encoding amino acid deaminase/aldolase, translating into MTARAADRTRYNRATAHLDAPIAVVDLEAFDANADDLVRRAAGKPIRVASKSVRCRALLERVLARPGFAGIMSFTLAESLWLARAGFEDVLLAYPSADRSAFAELAADPKLAAAVTVMVDDHSQLELIDAARAGGTEEIRVCLELDTSLRMLGGRVRIGALRSPLRSPAQLADLARSVARRPGFRLVGLMAYEGHIAGVGDSLAGRPLRSRAIRLMQATGRRELATRRAEVVRAVRAVAPDLEFVNGGGTGSVQHTAAEAAVTEIAAGSGLYVPRLFDNYTSFTARPAALFAQPVVRRPGVGVVTVLGGGYPASGAAGPDRLPVPYLPEGLRYDPQEGPGEVQTPLLGAPADDLLIGDKVWFRHAKAGELCERFDELQLIEGDRVTATVPTYRGEGRTFL; encoded by the coding sequence ATGACTGCCCGTGCCGCTGACCGGACCCGTTACAACCGGGCCACCGCCCATCTCGACGCACCGATCGCCGTCGTCGACCTGGAGGCGTTCGACGCCAACGCCGACGATCTCGTCCGCCGTGCGGCCGGGAAGCCGATCCGGGTGGCGAGCAAATCGGTGCGCTGCCGGGCGCTCCTGGAGCGGGTGCTGGCGCGGCCCGGGTTCGCCGGGATCATGTCGTTCACCCTCGCCGAGTCGCTGTGGCTGGCGCGGGCGGGGTTCGAGGACGTGCTGCTCGCCTATCCGTCGGCCGACCGCTCGGCCTTCGCGGAACTGGCCGCCGATCCGAAGCTGGCCGCCGCCGTGACGGTGATGGTGGACGACCACTCCCAGCTGGAGCTGATCGACGCGGCGCGGGCCGGGGGCACGGAGGAGATCCGGGTCTGTCTGGAGCTGGACACCTCGCTGCGGATGCTCGGCGGCCGGGTCCGGATCGGGGCGCTGCGGTCGCCGCTGCGCTCCCCCGCCCAACTGGCCGACCTGGCCAGGTCCGTGGCGCGCAGGCCCGGTTTCCGGCTGGTGGGGCTGATGGCGTACGAGGGTCATATCGCCGGCGTCGGTGACTCGCTCGCCGGGCGGCCGCTGCGCTCGCGGGCGATCCGGCTGATGCAGGCGACGGGCCGCCGGGAGCTGGCGACGCGCCGGGCCGAGGTGGTGCGGGCGGTCCGGGCCGTGGCTCCGGACCTGGAGTTCGTGAACGGCGGCGGCACCGGCAGTGTGCAGCACACCGCCGCGGAAGCCGCGGTGACCGAGATCGCGGCCGGTTCGGGCCTCTATGTGCCGCGGCTCTTCGACAACTACACCTCGTTCACGGCCCGCCCCGCGGCCCTGTTCGCCCAGCCCGTCGTGCGGCGGCCGGGCGTGGGCGTGGTGACGGTGCTCGGAGGCGGCTACCCGGCGTCCGGTGCGGCCGGTCCGGACCGGCTGCCGGTCCCGTATCTGCCGGAGGGGCTGCGCTACGACCCGCAGGAGGGCCCCGGCGAGGTGCAGACCCCGCTGCTCGGCGCCCCGGCGGACGATCTGCTGATCGGCGACAAGGTGTGGTTCCGGCACGCGAAGGCCGGGGAGCTGTGCGAGCGGTTCGACGAGCTCCAGTTGATCGAGGGCGACCGGGTGACGGCGACCGTGCCGACGTACCGGGGCGAGGGCCGCACCTTCCTCTGA
- the mycP gene encoding type VII secretion-associated serine protease mycosin yields MSRRARPRRLLGAVCAATAFALLPAVPAGADTIRAEQWGLDALHTDRAWQTTRGKGITVAVVDTGVDGTVPDLVGQVLPGKDLIGFGAGRGDRSWARHGTAMAGIIAGRGHGTGREAGVIGIAPEARILPVRVILEATDPARAKARKTRGTALADGIRWAADHGADVINLSLGDDSESAHPEPDEDAAVQYALKKGAVVVASSGNGGEKGDHISYPAAYPGVIAVAAVDRYGTHASFSTRRWYATVSAPGDHIVVPAPDRKYYVEWGTSAASAFVSGAVALVRAAHPGLSPAQIRKLLTDTARSSPPAGRDDARGYGIVDPAAAIEAGGALRPEGLRTDSSATGYRKQYFGTGPAPEREDDGPAGWLAPAAGGLGAVLLALAVVLWRGRGGRPPAFRR; encoded by the coding sequence ATGAGCCGCCGCGCCCGCCCCCGCAGACTCCTCGGTGCGGTCTGCGCCGCCACCGCGTTCGCGCTGCTGCCCGCGGTCCCGGCCGGGGCGGACACCATCCGGGCCGAGCAGTGGGGCCTGGACGCCCTCCACACCGACCGCGCCTGGCAGACCACGCGCGGCAAGGGCATCACCGTCGCCGTGGTCGACACCGGGGTCGACGGCACCGTCCCCGACCTGGTGGGCCAGGTCCTGCCCGGCAAGGACCTGATCGGCTTCGGCGCCGGACGCGGCGACCGGTCCTGGGCCAGGCACGGCACCGCGATGGCCGGGATCATCGCCGGCCGGGGCCACGGCACCGGACGCGAGGCGGGCGTCATCGGTATCGCTCCCGAGGCGAGGATCCTCCCCGTCCGGGTCATCCTCGAAGCGACCGACCCCGCCCGGGCCAAGGCCCGCAAGACCCGGGGCACCGCCCTCGCCGACGGCATCCGCTGGGCCGCCGACCACGGCGCCGACGTCATCAACCTCTCCCTCGGCGACGACAGCGAGTCGGCGCACCCCGAACCCGACGAGGACGCCGCCGTCCAGTACGCGCTGAAGAAGGGCGCCGTCGTCGTCGCCTCGTCCGGCAACGGGGGCGAGAAGGGCGACCACATCTCGTACCCCGCCGCCTACCCGGGCGTGATCGCCGTCGCCGCGGTCGACCGGTACGGCACCCACGCCTCGTTCTCCACCCGCCGCTGGTACGCCACGGTGAGCGCACCCGGGGACCACATCGTCGTCCCAGCGCCCGACCGCAAGTACTACGTGGAGTGGGGCACCTCCGCGGCCTCCGCGTTCGTCTCCGGCGCCGTCGCGCTGGTGCGTGCCGCCCATCCCGGTCTCTCACCGGCCCAGATCAGGAAGCTCCTCACCGACACCGCCCGCAGCTCCCCGCCGGCCGGCCGCGACGACGCGCGGGGCTACGGCATCGTCGACCCGGCCGCCGCCATCGAGGCGGGCGGTGCGCTGCGGCCCGAGGGCCTGCGCACCGACTCCTCCGCGACCGGCTACCGCAAGCAGTACTTCGGTACCGGGCCCGCACCGGAGCGCGAGGACGACGGGCCCGCCGGCTGGCTGGCCCCGGCGGCAGGCGGTCTCGGGGCGGTCCTGCTGGCCCTCGCCGTCGTCCTGTGGCGTGGCCGGGGCGGCCGCCCGCCCGCCTTCCGCCGCTGA
- a CDS encoding serine hydrolase: MSRHRVRRSAVSASVAAVAVLAGSAAGGAYLTGRSPDHAPAAAASVSSGSPAATAPAAAATGEEPVVDRDTELAAAVEPLLTGSGAVSVAVLDTGTGTRAVYGGADASYDTASIVKVDILAALLLRAQDEGRELTVGERAHAVAMIERSDNDSATALLAAVGGAAGLDAANARLGLTGTTAAQAWGLTRTTAADQLTLLEAVFGTEADAELGAASRTYLRGLMAQVEADQQWGVSAAGSDWALKNGWMPRTATGLWNVNSIGQVTAGGHTVLVAVLSGGQASKETGIALVESVARAAVGVVRAG; the protein is encoded by the coding sequence ATGTCCCGACACCGAGTCCGCAGATCCGCCGTGTCCGCCTCCGTGGCGGCCGTGGCCGTCCTGGCGGGATCGGCCGCCGGCGGCGCGTACCTCACCGGCCGGTCGCCGGATCACGCGCCCGCCGCCGCGGCTTCCGTATCGTCCGGGTCACCGGCCGCGACCGCACCGGCCGCGGCGGCGACGGGCGAGGAGCCGGTGGTGGATCGCGACACGGAACTGGCGGCGGCCGTCGAGCCGCTGCTGACGGGTTCGGGTGCGGTGTCGGTGGCGGTGCTGGACACCGGCACCGGGACGCGGGCCGTGTACGGGGGCGCGGACGCCTCGTACGACACGGCGAGCATCGTCAAGGTCGACATCCTCGCGGCGCTGCTGCTGCGGGCCCAGGACGAGGGGCGTGAACTGACCGTGGGCGAGCGCGCTCACGCGGTCGCGATGATCGAGCGGAGCGACAACGACTCCGCGACCGCGCTGCTGGCGGCGGTGGGCGGGGCGGCCGGTCTCGACGCCGCCAACGCGCGGCTCGGGCTGACCGGGACGACGGCCGCGCAGGCCTGGGGGCTGACCCGGACCACCGCGGCCGACCAGCTGACGCTGCTGGAGGCGGTGTTCGGCACGGAGGCGGACGCGGAGCTCGGCGCGGCGTCCCGGACGTATCTGCGGGGGCTGATGGCTCAGGTCGAGGCGGACCAGCAGTGGGGGGTGTCGGCGGCGGGCAGCGACTGGGCGCTGAAGAACGGCTGGATGCCGCGCACCGCCACCGGGCTGTGGAACGTCAACAGCATCGGGCAGGTGACGGCCGGCGGGCACACCGTGCTGGTGGCGGTGCTCTCCGGCGGTCAGGCGAGCAAGGAGACGGGGATCGCGCTCGTCGAGTCGGTGGCGAGGGCGGCGGTGGGGGTGGTGCGGGCGGGGTGA
- a CDS encoding SseB family protein encodes MAQKNIPDPGYSDDDGTADPALTAALTAWAADRKAVAPVLEALKGARLLVPVVAVLGEVEEDENGLRREKTSDMAVPTLQAGDRRALPAFTSTASLARWDPQARPVAVPLHQALQAAVHEKADTVVLDLAGPVAFEVTGSALLALAEGRSSADPLDDPAVTAAVRDAVAAEPAVLRAHLGPGRADGTLALVLADGADPAEAAGRVARSLAADEVLRARLVRGLDLALLPAGAHTPGEPLFTR; translated from the coding sequence GTGGCGCAGAAGAACATTCCGGACCCCGGATACTCCGACGACGACGGCACGGCCGACCCCGCCCTGACCGCGGCACTCACCGCCTGGGCCGCCGACCGCAAGGCCGTCGCCCCCGTGCTCGAAGCACTCAAGGGGGCCCGGCTCCTCGTCCCCGTGGTGGCGGTCCTCGGCGAGGTGGAGGAGGACGAGAACGGACTGCGCCGCGAGAAGACCAGCGACATGGCGGTCCCCACCCTCCAGGCCGGTGACCGCCGAGCCCTGCCCGCCTTCACCTCCACCGCCTCGCTGGCCCGCTGGGACCCGCAGGCGCGCCCCGTCGCCGTACCCCTGCACCAGGCGCTGCAGGCAGCCGTGCACGAGAAGGCCGACACCGTGGTGCTCGACCTCGCCGGGCCGGTGGCCTTCGAGGTGACCGGTTCCGCCCTGCTCGCCCTCGCCGAGGGCCGCAGCAGCGCCGACCCGCTCGACGACCCCGCCGTCACCGCGGCGGTACGCGACGCCGTCGCCGCCGAACCCGCGGTGCTCCGCGCCCACCTCGGACCGGGCCGCGCCGACGGCACCCTCGCTCTCGTGCTGGCGGACGGCGCCGATCCCGCCGAGGCGGCGGGCCGGGTCGCGCGGTCGCTGGCGGCGGACGAGGTGCTCCGCGCCCGGCTGGTCCGTGGTCTGGACCTCGCGCTGCTCCCGGCCGGCGCGCACACACCGGGTGAGCCCCTGTTCACGCGCTGA